The Paraburkholderia megapolitana genomic sequence TGCAGCACCGACCACGGCGGGCTTGCTCGCACCGGTGACGAGCCTGGTCGCGTCACTGACGAGCGGACTCGCGGGCGGCGTGACGATCGGCGGTGGCGGCACCTCCTACCCGCTGGGCGGCTCGTTGAGCGCGGCTAACGTCGCAGCGAAGAAGTAAGCGAAGTAACGCGTCGCACTGGCAGGTCGAAACGTCGGAACGTTGAACCCGGCCTGCCAGTGCACGATCGACATCCACTCGAAAGAACGGCCTCGATCTGCGAATTCGCTCGACAGCGCCGGCGATCCGGTCGCGCGACTCATCTACCGTGTGCCTCATTGCAAACGCGAACGCGTCCATATCCCAACGCGTCCTTACCGCAGCCATCCCTTACTGATCGAAGTACGTCAAACCCAGCGCACCCTTGACCTCGGACAACGTCCCGCCCGCCACTTCCCGCGCGCGCATCGTCCCTCGACGCACAATATTCAGCACCTCGGCCCGGTCGCCTTCGAACTCACGACGACGCGTACGAATCGGCTCGATCAGCGCTTGCAGCCGCTCGTTCAGCACACGCTTGACGACAGAGTCGCCCAATCCGCCGCGGCGATAGTGAGCCTTGAGTTCGTCGACCTTCTGCACATCCGGCTCGAATGCATCGAGAAACGCGAACACGACGTTGCCCTCCACCTGGCCGGGGTCGCTTGCCCGCAGATGGTTGGGGTCCGTGTACATCGAATTGACCGCCTTGGTGATCTCGTCGGGACTGGCGCCCAGCGGAATCGCATTGCCCAGCGACTTGCTCATCTTCGCCTTACCGTCCAGACCAGGCAGCCGCGTGACCTGCGACAGCACCGCTTCGCATTCGACCAGCACTTGCCGCTCGACGGTGTTGTTGAAGCGGCGCACGAGTTCGTTGGTTTGTTCGATCATCGGCAACTGGTCGTCGCCGACCGGTACGTGCGTTGCCTTGAACGCCGTGATGTCGGCGGCCTGGCTCACCGGATAGGTCAGAAAACCCGCGGGGATATCGCGCTCGAAGCCGCGCAACTGGATCTCTGCCTTGATGGTCGGATTGCGCTCGAGGCGCGCGACCGATACCAGGTTCAGCAGGTACTGCATGAGTTCGGCCAGCTCCGGCACCTGCGACTGAATGAAGATGGTCGACCTGGCCGGGTCGATGCCGACCGCGAGGTAGTCGAGTGCAACCTCGATGACGTTTTCGGTGACCTTCTGATGGCGACCGACGTTGTCAGTCAACGCCTGCGTGTCGGCGAGCAGCAGAAACTGTTGCGCCTCGTGCTGCAATTTCACGCGTGCCCGCAACGAGCCGATGTAGTGACCGAGATGCAACGGGCCAGTTGTGCGGTCGCCGGTGAGGACGACGGGTTGTTTTACGTCTGACATGGTTTGCTGTTCCGGATGTTTGTCGACACCGCCAGTCATCGGCGCGCAGATACAAAAATGCCGCCAGGACTGGCGGCATCACGTTTTCAATCGGTATGGGAAACGGGCCGCCGGGTTCAGGCGCGCCACCAATGAAGCAGATTCAGCGAGGTTCGTTTCATATCCATCGGGCGAGTATAGCGCAGCCTCCAGGCCGCAATTCTGCTGAGCCTGCCGTGAAATCCGACTTCGTTACAGGGTCGCTATGTGCGCAATACCTCATTCCACGTCATTTCACCGGATATCTCCGCGCAGCCGCATCTACATTGACGCGAGCGCTACGGACACCCGGTTTTGGCACAGGCGAACGGCCGCATTGTGTTGAAACGCATCGGGGAATGTCCGTTTGAGTTATCAGATTTGCCTTTGATGCGACCCACGAGGCGCTTACGTTAAACAGCCGCTTCAGTCACGTCAGAGCTCTTTCAGCCCAGCAGAAACAATCATGATTCGCGACTGCAAAGGTTGTCGGACATTTATGTCCGACGGCTTTTCGACGCCGGTCAACAGAATGATCAGAGGTCTCCATGTACTGGTTTACTCGACAGATCCTGGCGCTCGTAAAAGCCAGGGAGGATGACAGACTCGCCATGAGTCCGCTTCGCCTGATGCCCATTGCGCCGTTGAACTGCGCAATCATGCGGTCGCCATCCGCAGCGACGCCGTTAAGCTTGAAGCGAAGCAAACTTCAACTGGTGAGCGCGGCGTCCCCACCTTCGGCTGTCAGCAGTGTGGCCGCGGACGGGCAATATGAATCGATGGGACAAGGCATATCGATCTGCATTTCCCGAGTGGGCGCCAACACTTACACGTGGTCGTTTCGCAATGACAGCTTCGTCACGGTGACGACCTTGCGGTTCCGCAGCACCTATATCGATCTGAAGACCGGCCGGAAAACGTCCGATGAAAACGCCGTGCCCGTTCACCTGGCACCGGGCCGCTCGATCGGCGGCTGGAGCGCATGGGTCGCGTATTCACCCACGCCACCGATCGTGAAAATCCTGGAGATCGAACGAATAACCCAGCAGCTCCACAAACGCTGCAAGCGGTTTTGAGCGCTGCGAAGCCGGTCTTTCCGCTTCTGCGAGACGCTTCTGAATCGACCCGTCTGTCTGATTACTC encodes the following:
- the trpS gene encoding tryptophan--tRNA ligase, translated to MSDVKQPVVLTGDRTTGPLHLGHYIGSLRARVKLQHEAQQFLLLADTQALTDNVGRHQKVTENVIEVALDYLAVGIDPARSTIFIQSQVPELAELMQYLLNLVSVARLERNPTIKAEIQLRGFERDIPAGFLTYPVSQAADITAFKATHVPVGDDQLPMIEQTNELVRRFNNTVERQVLVECEAVLSQVTRLPGLDGKAKMSKSLGNAIPLGASPDEITKAVNSMYTDPNHLRASDPGQVEGNVVFAFLDAFEPDVQKVDELKAHYRRGGLGDSVVKRVLNERLQALIEPIRTRRREFEGDRAEVLNIVRRGTMRAREVAGGTLSEVKGALGLTYFDQ